A single region of the Lotus japonicus ecotype B-129 chromosome 4, LjGifu_v1.2 genome encodes:
- the LOC130710734 gene encoding dof zinc finger protein DOF3.4-like — MEEQQMKCPRCKSLDTRFCYFNNHSRSQPRYYCKECKRRWTLGGALRDIPIGGVAGSRPCSGGGLGARYLSATVVEVQSLNASSQAPFNQSLNGGGINVGATTISSSTSTLVEPLQSLVQNQLVSPSIPITNTYHYGSVGGGAHAVYLSSFVGVQSLNHDNVNVVGSNPTTNTRSSSILTLPQSLVQNQIISPSLPITSTYDHSSVGGEAQIESLYAKGLIQQSMADNNDIGAADVASHYPDHWSQSFINTDNNVATSNVVSWDDMFNITSNISGGNSDMNFSMPNHGHGLPGYDAPPSY, encoded by the exons ATGGAGGAGCAACAGATGAAGTGTCCACGCTGCAAATCTCTAGACACAAGGTTCTGCTACTTCAACAACCATAGTCGTTCACAACCTCGATACTATTGCAAAGAATGTAAAAGGAGATGGACACTAGGTGGAGCCTTGAGGGACATACCCATAGGTGGTGTTGCTGGTTCCCGACCCT GTAGTGGAGGTGGTCTTGGGGCTCGTTACTTGTCTGCTACTGTTGTCGAAGTCCAATCACTAAACGCTTCATCACAAGCACCTTTCAACCAATCTCTGAATGGTGGCGGTATTAATGTTGGCGCAACCACAATTTCTAGTTCTACATCTACCTTAGTGGAACCTCTACAATCACTAGTTCAAAACCAGTTGGTAAGTCCTTCAATACCAATTACCAACACCTATCATTATGGTAGTGTTGGTGGTGGGGCCCATGCTGTTTATTTGTCCTCTTTTGTAGGAGTTCAGTCTCTGAATCATGACAATGTTAATGTTGTGGGTTCAAATCCAACCACAAATACTCGTTCTTCATCTATCTTGACATTGCCACAATCACTGGTTCAAAACCAGATAATAAGTCCTTCGCTACCAATTACTAGCACCTATGATCATAGTAGTGTTGGTGGTGAGGCCCAG ATAGAATCTTTATATGCTAAAGGTTTGATTCAACAGAGTATGGCTGATAACAATGATATTGGTGCTGCTGATGTTGCTTCTCACTACCCTGATCATTGGTCACAGAGCTTTATCAACACTGATAACAATGTGGCTACTTCTAATGTTGTTTCGTGGGATGATATGTTCAACATCACTTCCAATATCAGTGGTGGTAACTCTGATATGAACTTTTCCATGCCAAATCATGGTCATGGACTCCCTGGCTATGATGCCCCTCCTTCATActag
- the LOC130715353 gene encoding uncharacterized protein LOC130715353 — translation MTGTTCFTASNVVLNPQTFSNLSNNALYLGFIGPKPTHLQFSHSKLESRVKLTSFPMSKTTHLRVSQDAFTPTEESPSSPPRVIGEHDLLIVGPGVLGRLVAQKWQEEIPGCQVYGQTMTTDHHNELIEMGVNPSLKWTEATHKFPNVLYCAPPSKSPDYAGNVRLAALSWNGEGSFVFTSSSAPYDCNDNGPCDEDTPVVPIGRSPRVDVLLKAENVVLEFGGCVLRLAGLYKAERGAHNYYLEKGSVDSRPDHILNLIHYEDAASLAVAILKKKFRRQIFLGCDNHPLSRQEMMDLVNESGKFSKKFDKFTVTDGPLGKRLNNSRTRKEVGWEPKYPSFARFLASL, via the exons ATGACAGGAACCACATGTTTCACAGCTTCAAATGTTGTTCTCAATCCTCAGACTTTCTCAAACCTCTCCAACAACGCTCTGTATCTGGGATTCATCGGTCCTAAGCCTACCCATCTGCAATTCTCTCACTCCAAATTGGAAAGCAGAGTAAAGTTGACATCTTTTCCAATGTCTAAGACAACCCATTTGCGAGTTTCACAAGATGCATTCACACCCACTGAGGAATCACCATCTTCCCCTCCTCGTGTAATCGGAGAACATGACTTGCTCATTGTGGGTCCCGGTGTTCTTGGTCGTTTGGTTGCTCAGAAATGGCAAGAG GAAATTCCGGGGTGTCAAGTTTATGGACAGACAATGACCACTGATCATCACAATGAATTGATTGAAATGGGTGTTAATCCGTCTTTGAAGTGGACAGAAGCTACTCATAAGTTTCCAAATGTTTTATATTGTGCTCCACCTTCCAAGTCTCCAGACTATGCTGGTAATGTTAG GCTAGCTGCATTAAGCTGGAATGGTGAAGGTTCTTTCGTTTTCACATCAAGCAGTGCTCCATACGATTGTAATGATAATGGACCATGTGATGAG GATACTCCAGTTGTACCAATTGGGAGGAGCCCCAGGGTTGACGTCCTTCTAAAAGCCGAAAATGTGGTCCTGGAATTCGGTGGTTGTGTTCTAAGATTGGCAGGACTTTAT AAAGCAGAAAGAGGTGCACACAATTATTACTTAGAAAAGGGCAGCGTTGATAGTCGTCCTGATCACATCCTGAATCTTATACATTATGAG GATGCAGCTTCCCTTGCAGTTGCaatattgaagaaaaaattCCGTAGACAGATTTTCTTGGGCTGTGATAATCATCCCTTGTCTAG GCAAGAAATGATGGATCTGGTTAATGAAAGTGGGAAGTTCAGCAAAAAGTTTGATAAATTTACTG TAACTGATGGCCCTCTAGGTAAGAGATTAAACAACTCAAGAACCCGCAAGGAAGTTGGCTGGGAGCCGAAGTACCCCAGCTTCGCTCGATTTCTTGCAAGCCTATGA
- the LOC130710756 gene encoding UDP-D-xylose:L-fucose alpha-1,3-D-xylosyltransferase MGP4-like encodes MSSFLHQRSLTNPLSNPFPVSSPSTNSKKPISILGPTTLLALLALMVVLGVLCPWVGMPYGLSFTSKPAVSKWGHYTLEQALSFVARNGTVIVCIVSQPYLPFLNNWLISISMQKRQDMVLVIAEDYYSLYKVNELWPGHAVLIPPVLEAEDAHKFGSKGFFNFTARRPSHLLKILEHGYSVMYNDVDMVWLADPFPYLVGNHDVYFTDDMTEIKPLNHSHDLPPPGKKGRPYICSCMIFLHPTDGSKLILKKWIEELELQPWSRTKKSNDQPAFNWALMKNAKEVDLYLLPQPAFPTGGLYFKNKTWVKETKGKHVIIHNNYIVGFEKKIKRFRDYGLWLVDDHAKESPLGTL; translated from the exons ATGTCATCGTTTCTCCACCAACGAAGCCTCACCAACCCGCTTTCGAATCCATTTCCAGTTTCATCTCCTTCAACCAATTCGAAGAAACCCATTTCGATTCTGGGTCCAACCACCCTCCTTGCCCTCTTGGCTCTCATGGTGGTGCTCGGTGTGTTGTGTCCATGGGTGGGTATGCCCTATGGTCTCTCCTTTACCTCAAAACCTGCAGTTTCCAAATGGGGTCACTATACATTGGAACAAGCACTGTCGTTTGTGGCAAGAAATGGGACTGTGATTGTTTGTATTGTGAGTCAGCCTTACTTGCCTTTTCTCAACAACTGGTTGATAAGTATCAGTATGCAGAAGCGGCAGGACATGGTTCTTGTCATTGCTGAGGACTACTATTCACTCTATAAGGTGAATGAGCTTTGGCCTGGTCATGCTGTGCTTATTCCTCCTGTGCTTGAGGCTGAGGATGCCCATAAGTTTGGTTCCAAG GGTTTCTTCAACTTTACAGCCAGGAGGCCAAGCCATCTGCTGAAGATTTTGGAGCATGGATATAGTGTAATGTACAATGATGTTGATATGGTTTGGTTAGCTGATCCATTTCCCTATCTGGTAGGGAACCATGATGTGTACTTTACAGATGATATGACTGAA ATTAAACCATTGAACCACTCTCATGATTTACCCCCACCAGGAAAAAAGGGCCGCCCGTACATATGTAGTTGCATGATTTTCCTTCACCCCACTGATGGATCAAAGCTAATTTTGAAGAAGTGGATTGAGGAGCTTGAGCTTCAGCCGTGGTCTAGAACTAAGAAATCTAATGATCAGCCTGCTTTTAACTGGGCTTTAATGAAGAATGCTAAAGAG GTTGATTTGTACCTGCTTCCACAGCCAGCATTCCCTACGGGTGGATTATATTTCAAGAACAAGACATGGGTTAAGGAAACTAAAGGGAAGCATGTTATAATTCATAACAACTACATTGTTGGTTTTGAGAAGAAGATAAAGCGGTTTCGTGATTATGGCCTCTGGCTGGTGGATGATCATGCAAAAGAGTCCCCTCTAGGTACATTATGA
- the LOC130710754 gene encoding polygalacturonase QRT3-like: MQISSENSVSSMRFSVVCFVLLLLVVVEAATSFSFTNREKKLHEFKHKLEQKLITSTPLASPPASSETKLRGRVLYLSEYGADPTGSEESSDAILKAVEDAFELQKKGTLEMVAGLNDLGGVVIDLQGGNYRISKPITFPSSGGANVLVQGGTLRASDTFPGDRHLVELWSSNSKKLDRTESPQDDEGLNDMKAQNNAIYYEDITFRDILFDSSYRGGGLFIIDSARIRINNCFFLHFATEGILVQQGHETFISSCFLGQHPTIGGDKGERDFSGVAIDLASNDNAVTDVAIFSAAIGVVLRGQANILTGVHCYNKATYFGGVGILVKLPGNSQTRIDNCYLDYTGIVMEDPVQVHVTNGLFLGDANVLVKSVKGQVLGLNIVGNMFSGDPNKKVPIVKLDGEFSNIDQVVIDRNNVNGMGLRSTVGKLTVSGNGTKWVADFSSVLVFPNRISHFQYSFYAQEEPKFLAHSVTNVSDNVVIVESEKEAKGLVSFVVEQ; the protein is encoded by the exons ATGCAAATATCTTCTGAAAATTCAGTGTCAAGTATGAGATTCTCAGTGGTGTGTTTTGTCTTACTATTATTGGTGGTAGTTGAGGCAGCTACAAGTTTCAGTTTCACCAACagagagaagaagctacatGAATTCAAGCACAAACTTGAGCAAAAGCTAATTACTAGTACTCCTTTAGCATCACCACCTGCTTCTTCAGAAACAAAATTG AGGGGAAGGGTGTTGTACTTGAGTGAATATGGTGCGGACCCAACAGGATCAGAAGAGAGCAGTGATGCCATTTTGAAAGCTGTGGAGGATGCATTTGAGTTGCAGAAGAAGGGTACTCTTGAAATGGTAGCAGGGTTGAATGACTTGGGAGGTGTTGTGATTGATTTGCAAGGTGGAAACTACAGAATCAGCAAACCCATTACTTTCCCTTCATCTGGGGGTGCCAATGTTCTG GTGCAAGGAGGAACCTTGAGAGCGTCTGATACTTTTCCTGGTGACCGGCATCTAGTTGAGCTATGGTCATCAAATTCCAAGAAACTTGATAGAACAGAATCTCCCCAAGATGATGAAGGACTAAACGACATGAAGGCCCAAAACAATGCAATTTACTACGAAGACATAACCTTCAGGGACATCCTCTTCGATTCAAGCTACAGAGGAGGAGGGCTTTTCATAATCGATTCTGCCAGAATCCGAATCAACAACTGCTTCTTTCTGCATTTCGCCACAGAAGGAATTCTGGTCCAGCAAGGACACGAAACCTTCATATCAAGTTGTTTTCTCGGGCAACATCCGACCATTGGCGGCGACAAAGGTGAGAGGGATTTCTCAGGGGTTGCAATTGATCTTGCTAGTAATGACAATGCAGTCACAGATGTTGCAATTTTCTCAGCAGCAATTGGTGTTGTGTTGAGGGGCCAAGCTAACATTCTAACAGGAGTGCACTGTTATAACAAAGCTACATATTTTGGTGGCGTTGGAATCTTAGTGAAATTGCCAGGGAATTCACAAACTAGAATTGATAACTGTTATCTTGATTACACTGGTATAGTCATGGAAGACCCTGTTCAAGTTCATGTCACTAATGGGCTATTTCTAGGGGATGCTAATGTTTTAGTGAAATCTGTGAAGGGTCAAGTTTTGGGGTTAAACATTGTGGGTAATATGTTTAGTGGTGATCCTAATAAGAAGGTTCCAATTGTGAAGCTTGATGGGGAGTTTAGTAACATTGATCAAGTGGTGATTGATAGAAACAATGTGAATGGCATGGGGTTGAGATCAACCGTTGGAAAGTTAACTGTGAGTGGAAATGGGACAAAGTGGGTGGCTGATTTTTCATCAGTTTTGGTGTTTCCTAATCGGATTAGTCATTTTCAGTATTCATTCTATGCTCAAGAAGAGCCTAAGTTTTTAGCACACTCTGTGACCAATGTGTCAGATAATGTGGTCATTGTGGAGAGTGAGAAGGAAGCTAAAGGGTTGGTCTCCTTTGTGGTAGAACAATAA